The Deinococcus malanensis DNA segment ACGCGGATCAGCGGCGCAGGTAGTTGTCGCTGGACACCAGGCTGTCGCCCAGCACCGGAATCATTTCCAGCGCCATGCCGGTGCCGACTGCGACGGCTTCCACCGCGTTTTCGGCCACGGCGACCGGAATGCCGGTGGTCTGGCGCAGCAGCTCGTCGAAGTTGCGCAGCAGGCTGCCGCCGCCGGTCATCACGATGCCGCGGTCGATGATGTCACTGACCAGTTCGGGCGGCGTGATCTCAAGTACGCGCTTGACGCCCTCGACGATCTTGGTGACCGGTTCGGAAAGCGCCTCGACCACGTCGGTGCTGTCCAGACTGATGGTCTTGGGAAGACCGTTGACCAGGTCGCGACCACGGACCTCGGCCGTCAGATTCTCGGAGTCGTCGAGCAGCATGGCCGCGCCAACCTTGACCTTGATTTCCTCGGCGGTACGCTCACCGATCAGCACGTTGTGCTTGCGGCGCACGTAACGGATGATGCTCTCGTCGAACTCGTTGCCGGCCACGCGCATGGACTCGCTGACCACGATGCCGCCCAGCGATATGACGGCGACATCGGTGCTGCCCCCGCCGATGTCCACGACCATAGAACCGATCGGTTCGGCGATCTTGAGCCCGGCGCCAATAGCAGCGGCCAGAGGTTCCTCGATCAGGAAGGCGCGCTTGGCGTTGCTGTTCAGGGCGGCGCGCAGGACGGCGCGTTTTTCCACGTCGCTGACGTTGCTGGGGACGCCGACCATCAGCTGAGGCTTGAAGCCGAAGAGGCGACCGGCGTTGCCCTGCACCTTCTGCAGGAACATGGTGATCATCTTTTCGGTGAGGCCCTCGTCGGCAATCACGCCGTCCTTGATGGGCCGCACGGCGACAATCCCGCCTGGCGTGCGTCCAATCATGCGGTAGGCCTCCTCACCTACGGCCTTGACCTGCTTGCTGTCGCGGGCCATGGCAATCACACTCGGTTCCTGAAGCACCAGGCCGCGCGTCTTGCTGTAAATCAGGAACGTCGCCGTTCCCAGGTCAATGCCGATATCTTCAGAAAACCTTCCCACGCATTCCTCCGGTCAAAACGCATCAATCGTAGCACGCACCATGAAAGCTTCCTGAAGTCGTTCAGAAGTGCGAGGGGCCGCTTACGAACGCGGTTTGACGAAGGCGCTGAGCGCAAAAACCAGCCCGGTGAGAATGGTCATCAAAGTGGCGCGGGTAAAGCCTGGCAGAGAATCCAGATGCAGGCGGGCGCTGAGAAGGCTCTCAATGCCGCCCAGCGAGCGTAGCCAGAGAGAAGTGCCGCCGTTGGGGACCAGTGAAGCGAACGTCCCCATAGTCAGGACCGCCAGCACGAGTCCGGTCACAAACAGCAGAGCAGTCAGAACCCAGAGCAGCGCACGCATGAGCATCTCACTTTGAGGAGAACAGGGGCCGGCAGAATCATCCGGCGCATTCTAGGCGTCTGGACGTGAGGTCCGGTGAAGGCGACCTGACCGGCTCCCAGATGCCGACTACACTACTGGGTGTGAGCCTGCCCGCCCGCGTCCGCGTGACCCGTCCGCCCCTGCCTCTTGCGCCTGCACTGCGTCGGGCCGCTGCACGCCTGTGTCCGCAAGCTCCGCTGGATCACCTGTCTGAAGCGGCGCTGGCCGTAGCGGGCGGTGCGGTCATCGGGGCGCACCTGCGGTGGGCTGACGGAGACATGCAATCAATCGAGACTGGCTGGCGTGGACGGGGAATTGAGGAAGCCCTGCTGGCCGCCGTGGCCACAGGAACCTAACGATCGTTTGGTAGGCTGAGGGCATGACCAGCCCCGATACCGGCATGAGCTTTGCCCTCACCGGCGACCAGCGCCTGATT contains these protein-coding regions:
- a CDS encoding rod shape-determining protein, yielding MGRFSEDIGIDLGTATFLIYSKTRGLVLQEPSVIAMARDSKQVKAVGEEAYRMIGRTPGGIVAVRPIKDGVIADEGLTEKMITMFLQKVQGNAGRLFGFKPQLMVGVPSNVSDVEKRAVLRAALNSNAKRAFLIEEPLAAAIGAGLKIAEPIGSMVVDIGGGSTDVAVISLGGIVVSESMRVAGNEFDESIIRYVRRKHNVLIGERTAEEIKVKVGAAMLLDDSENLTAEVRGRDLVNGLPKTISLDSTDVVEALSEPVTKIVEGVKRVLEITPPELVSDIIDRGIVMTGGGSLLRNFDELLRQTTGIPVAVAENAVEAVAVGTGMALEMIPVLGDSLVSSDNYLRR